The Acidimicrobiales bacterium genome includes a window with the following:
- a CDS encoding nucleoside-diphosphate sugar epimerase/dehydratase — MRFNFEPSGDQLERVALFLPFVVLTQVLVGTACGLYSGRWWFASFEEVAALSSTVALTSAAVAGLDLLCGLGGGPRLVPVSTIIGGGFVAVVWMCAVRYLWRLRRDSGYRPDGKGSTRVLVFGAGEGGSEVIRAMMRDHRGRYLPVAILDDDPAKGNLRIMGISVVGGRLALQDAVQRLGARVVLIAIPSAGSRLVAEINRLASECGAQVKVLPRVSELVYCSIGLADIRDLTEADLLGREEVHTDVPAIAAYITGKRVLVSGAGGSIGTELCRQLHQLAPAELIMADQDGSALHAVQLSVDGIGLLDSPDLAVLDIRDRRRVHQLLEQRRPQVIFHAAALKHLTLLERYPDEALKTNVLGSLNLLEEAAAFGVERFVNISTDKAADPISVLGYSKRLAERLTAHVAAVATGTYLSVRFGNVLGTRGSVLTAFEAQIAAGKPITVTHPEVTRYFMTVEEAVQLVIQAGAIGRPGESLVLDMGEPVRIADVARRLAERADHQVDIVFTGLRPGEKLHEVLFGQREEASGGAFHPLISHVPVPPLDPEAVRHLDAHVDSGALIYTLREMCGHPAANEIGLEHQVQLTLAGATEVEEGATRGVH, encoded by the coding sequence GTGCGGTTCAACTTCGAGCCGAGTGGTGACCAGCTCGAACGTGTGGCGCTGTTTCTTCCCTTCGTCGTACTGACGCAAGTGCTCGTTGGTACCGCTTGTGGGCTCTACAGCGGGCGGTGGTGGTTCGCCAGCTTCGAGGAGGTCGCGGCCCTGTCGAGCACGGTCGCGTTGACCTCGGCCGCAGTTGCTGGGCTGGACCTGTTGTGTGGCCTGGGAGGTGGCCCGCGTCTGGTGCCCGTGAGCACGATCATCGGGGGCGGCTTCGTCGCCGTCGTCTGGATGTGCGCCGTGCGTTATCTCTGGCGGCTCCGCCGTGACAGCGGATACCGTCCGGACGGGAAGGGCAGCACGCGGGTTCTCGTGTTCGGCGCCGGGGAGGGCGGCTCGGAGGTGATCCGGGCGATGATGCGGGATCACCGGGGGCGCTATCTGCCTGTGGCCATCTTGGACGACGATCCGGCGAAGGGAAACCTCCGGATCATGGGCATTTCCGTCGTGGGTGGGCGGCTTGCATTGCAGGACGCGGTGCAGCGGCTTGGCGCACGCGTAGTGCTCATTGCCATACCGAGCGCTGGCAGCCGGCTCGTTGCCGAGATCAACCGGTTGGCCTCCGAGTGTGGGGCTCAGGTCAAGGTGCTTCCCAGAGTCAGCGAGCTCGTCTATTGCAGCATCGGGCTCGCCGACATCAGAGACCTGACCGAGGCCGACTTGTTGGGACGGGAAGAGGTTCATACCGACGTCCCCGCCATCGCTGCCTACATCACCGGCAAGAGAGTGCTTGTATCGGGTGCCGGGGGATCGATCGGCACCGAGCTGTGCAGGCAGCTCCATCAGCTGGCTCCGGCCGAGTTGATCATGGCCGACCAGGATGGGTCTGCACTGCACGCCGTGCAGCTCTCTGTCGATGGGATCGGCTTGCTGGACTCACCTGATCTCGCCGTCCTCGACATCCGCGACAGGCGTCGAGTGCATCAGTTGCTCGAGCAGCGTCGTCCCCAGGTCATCTTCCACGCTGCCGCTCTGAAGCATCTGACGCTGCTCGAGCGCTATCCAGACGAAGCGCTCAAGACGAACGTGTTGGGGAGTCTCAATCTGCTCGAGGAGGCAGCTGCGTTCGGGGTGGAGCGATTCGTCAATATATCCACCGACAAGGCGGCGGACCCGATCAGCGTCCTGGGCTACTCGAAGCGACTGGCCGAGCGCCTGACTGCTCACGTAGCGGCGGTCGCCACAGGCACCTACCTGAGCGTGCGATTCGGCAACGTTCTGGGCACGCGGGGCTCAGTACTGACGGCCTTCGAGGCCCAGATCGCAGCAGGGAAACCTATTACCGTCACTCACCCCGAGGTGACCCGCTACTTCATGACGGTGGAGGAGGCAGTCCAACTGGTCATCCAGGCTGGAGCCATTGGCCGTCCCGGCGAGTCATTGGTGCTCGACATGGGAGAACCCGTCCGGATCGCCGATGTCGCTCGCAGGCTGGCAGAACGAGCCGATCACCAGGTCGACATCGTCTTCACTGGGCTCCGGCCCGGGGAGAAGTTGCACGAGGTCCTGTTCGGCCAAAGGGAAGAGGCGAGCGGTGGGGCTTTCCATCCACTGATCTCGCATGTCCCCGTTCCCCCATTGGATCCCGAAGCCGTGCGCCATCTCGACGCACATGTTGACTCGGGCGCGCTGATCTACACCCTACGAGAGATGTGCGGCCATCCTGCCGCAAACGAGATCGGGCTGGAACACCAGGTCCAGCTCACCCTGGCTGGCGCAACAGAGGTCGAGGAGGGAGCCACGCGTGGTGTCCACTGA
- a CDS encoding SDR family NAD(P)-dependent oxidoreductase: protein MKSLTGRVAVVTGGAAGIGRAMGERFAREGMRVVLADVEQGALDHAVEALRSQSLEVTGVMTNVASYESVEALRDGTLERYGAIHLLCNNAGVGVGAEGALWEHELNDWHWAFGVNVYGVIHGINAFVPAMIAGGEEGHVVNTSSGNGGVSPLPGTPQYAVTKAAVATLTECLYAQLKEAGAPIGVSVLFPGPHILRTGIFSSWRNRPADLAKEKPRNAPYLAIEDLEAQMEAAGIEVRYTEPAEVAGQVVAAVEADDFWILPQSTQTDEVIHARAESMLKRENPTYHRPVLRGSRGEPLQLL, encoded by the coding sequence ATGAAGAGCTTGACGGGCAGGGTCGCGGTTGTCACCGGCGGGGCCGCAGGGATCGGTCGGGCCATGGGGGAGCGCTTCGCGCGGGAGGGGATGCGGGTCGTGCTCGCCGACGTGGAGCAGGGCGCTCTCGACCATGCCGTAGAGGCGCTGCGCTCGCAATCGCTCGAGGTGACTGGGGTGATGACCAACGTGGCGAGCTACGAGTCGGTCGAGGCACTGCGAGATGGCACCCTCGAGCGATACGGGGCGATCCATCTGCTCTGCAACAATGCGGGAGTCGGTGTCGGCGCCGAAGGGGCACTCTGGGAGCACGAGCTCAATGATTGGCACTGGGCTTTCGGGGTCAACGTCTACGGCGTGATCCACGGCATCAACGCCTTCGTCCCCGCCATGATCGCTGGCGGTGAGGAGGGCCACGTCGTGAACACCTCGTCGGGAAACGGTGGGGTCTCACCGCTTCCCGGCACCCCCCAGTACGCCGTGACGAAGGCGGCCGTCGCGACCCTCACCGAGTGCCTCTACGCCCAACTCAAGGAGGCCGGCGCACCCATCGGCGTCTCGGTGCTGTTTCCGGGGCCCCACATCTTGCGAACAGGGATCTTCAGCTCATGGCGCAATCGCCCGGCGGATCTGGCCAAGGAGAAGCCGCGAAATGCGCCCTATCTGGCTATCGAGGACCTCGAGGCCCAGATGGAGGCGGCAGGCATCGAGGTCCGCTACACCGAGCCAGCTGAGGTCGCCGGGCAGGTTGTCGCCGCGGTCGAGGCCGATGACTTCTGGATCCTGCCGCAGAGCACACAGACCGACGAGGTGATCCACGCTCGGGCCGAGTCGATGCTCAAGCGGGAAAACCCGACCTATCATCGCCCGGTACTGCGCGGCAGTCGAGGGGAGCCGCTGCAGCTTCTTTGA
- a CDS encoding MBL fold metallo-hydrolase yields MALGEVVEIDQATLLVQGQELIAPKGQPDVANSILHLTGDTLFLIDTGATRAFRDVLSAAAQDIGAWRHLVVLTTHGHVDHIGNNDLADQLADDHRATVQHLVPAKELAQMRDPLAYWTTSLRRLVGVLPGYDHPEEMAAQLVSIFEPLQPFGATTTTFEDEPIERLDIGPLSLTGWSFCDGAVNVVRSQGHCAGHVMVHIRDSQLLHLADESNGPCGAMHDADQLKILTALSHAATLVESG; encoded by the coding sequence GTGGCATTAGGTGAGGTAGTCGAGATCGATCAGGCGACGTTGTTGGTCCAGGGCCAGGAGTTGATTGCGCCCAAGGGGCAGCCTGACGTCGCCAATTCAATTCTTCACCTGACGGGTGACACGCTCTTCCTCATCGACACGGGAGCCACAAGAGCCTTCCGCGATGTCCTGAGCGCCGCGGCTCAGGACATCGGCGCCTGGAGACATCTCGTGGTGTTGACCACCCACGGCCATGTCGATCACATCGGCAACAATGACCTGGCCGATCAGCTGGCAGACGACCACCGCGCCACGGTGCAACATCTCGTGCCGGCCAAAGAACTTGCCCAGATGCGCGATCCACTCGCCTACTGGACTACGTCCTTGCGTCGCCTCGTTGGCGTGCTACCTGGCTACGACCACCCCGAGGAGATGGCGGCCCAACTCGTCTCGATCTTCGAGCCGCTCCAACCGTTCGGTGCGACAACCACCACCTTTGAAGATGAACCCATCGAGCGGCTTGATATCGGGCCACTCTCGCTGACGGGGTGGTCGTTCTGCGACGGGGCCGTGAACGTGGTGCGCAGTCAGGGCCACTGCGCAGGGCATGTGATGGTGCATATTCGCGACAGCCAGTTGCTGCACCTGGCCGACGAATCCAACGGGCCGTGCGGCGCCATGCACGACGCCGATCAGCTCAAGATCCTCACCGCGCTCAGCCACGCGGCGACGCTCGTGGAGTCCGGCC